In Marinobacter sp. LQ44, the following are encoded in one genomic region:
- a CDS encoding OmpW/AlkL family protein gives MKPKIISKVSLVAFLLLSLAASLANAQSEPVYSRGDWVVGLNATRVLTDEDLRSASVGSAPVPNSNLSINNDTTVSFDVSYFLSNQLAFNIFGGIPASADLQGEESLSGLFLGQTDYGPVILSLQYHVLTGSNFSPYFGAGVGRILFLDEKDRALTDFDVEDTWAPAVQAGFRWRIHNNWSANFDVRYAPFEADITGNLGPAPVQAKVEVDPTIVSIGVAYRF, from the coding sequence ATGAAACCTAAAATAATTAGTAAAGTCTCGTTAGTGGCGTTCCTTTTACTTTCACTTGCTGCGAGCCTGGCCAACGCTCAATCTGAGCCGGTTTACAGTAGAGGCGACTGGGTGGTTGGGCTGAATGCCACTAGAGTTCTAACCGATGAAGATTTGCGATCAGCCTCTGTGGGGAGTGCCCCCGTTCCAAATTCCAACCTGTCTATTAACAACGATACGACCGTATCATTCGACGTGTCGTATTTTCTGAGTAATCAGCTGGCATTTAACATTTTTGGCGGCATTCCCGCTAGTGCGGACCTCCAGGGCGAAGAGTCTCTCTCCGGTCTTTTTCTTGGTCAAACAGATTATGGTCCGGTAATTCTTTCGCTTCAGTATCATGTTTTGACGGGTAGCAACTTCTCTCCGTACTTTGGAGCGGGTGTAGGACGGATTCTCTTTTTAGATGAGAAGGATCGCGCACTAACCGACTTCGACGTCGAAGATACATGGGCCCCTGCGGTTCAGGCTGGTTTTCGCTGGAGGATACACAATAACTGGTCGGCAAATTTTGACGTTAGATATGCACCCTTCGAGGCGGATATCACCGGTAACCTGGGCCCGGCCCCTGTTCAGGCAAAAGTGGAAGTGGACCCCACTATCGTGAGCATCGGTGTTGCATATCGCTTTTAA
- a CDS encoding GMC family oxidoreductase encodes MYDYIIVGAGSAGCVLANRLTADSSKRVALLEAGPKDKNPLIHMPIGIALLSNSKKLNWALETEPQEHLKERRLFWPRGKTLGGSSSINAMVYIRGHKADYDHWGQVAGTDLWGWDRALKLFRRLEDNKRFGADSYHGEGGELTVSELKSVNPLSRDFVRAAPHVELPINTDFNGETQEGLGLYQVTQKNGRRWSSAQAFLRVAENRPNLDVLTDARVTRVVMDGKRAVGVTLNQGGEYRQLRLNNGGEVILSGGAVNSPQLLMLSGIGDSEELGKHGIPLVHHLPEVGQNLVDHLDITIMHAANSRLPIGVAPSFLFRGVSALFSYIFARRGFLTSNVAESGGFVKSERSCERPNVQFHFLPTYLKDHGRKVMAGYGYTLHICDLMPRSRGFIGLKSPDPLADPLIQPNYLSNPEDIKTMISAVKFGRRILGAPTMALHSKREIKPGNSVSSDGQIADFIRENAETIYHPVGTCRMGADPDSVVDPELKVRGIEGLRVVDASIMPSLVAGNTNAPTMMIAENAADILLGNV; translated from the coding sequence ATGTACGATTACATTATTGTCGGTGCGGGATCGGCGGGCTGTGTATTGGCCAATCGGCTTACGGCGGACTCTTCAAAGCGAGTAGCGTTGCTAGAAGCGGGCCCAAAGGATAAAAATCCACTCATACATATGCCTATAGGTATAGCACTCCTTTCCAATAGTAAAAAGCTGAATTGGGCTCTTGAAACCGAACCTCAAGAACATCTAAAGGAGCGCCGCCTGTTTTGGCCTCGTGGGAAAACACTTGGCGGGTCCTCTTCTATCAACGCCATGGTCTATATCAGAGGTCACAAAGCCGATTATGACCACTGGGGTCAAGTTGCCGGGACAGACCTCTGGGGATGGGATCGCGCTTTAAAATTGTTTCGTCGACTGGAAGATAATAAACGTTTTGGCGCAGATTCTTACCATGGGGAGGGCGGTGAGCTCACCGTAAGTGAACTCAAATCAGTCAATCCGTTGAGTCGAGATTTTGTTCGAGCGGCACCTCATGTAGAGCTCCCGATAAACACGGACTTTAATGGAGAGACGCAAGAGGGATTGGGACTCTACCAGGTGACACAAAAAAATGGTCGCCGTTGGAGTTCAGCGCAGGCATTTCTGCGTGTCGCGGAGAACCGGCCTAATCTTGATGTGCTAACGGACGCGCGGGTAACCCGGGTGGTAATGGACGGTAAGCGGGCAGTCGGCGTGACACTGAACCAGGGGGGCGAATATCGCCAGCTTAGACTCAATAACGGCGGTGAAGTCATATTGTCTGGTGGTGCGGTTAATTCACCACAACTACTTATGCTTTCGGGAATCGGTGATAGCGAAGAGCTTGGAAAACACGGGATCCCCCTTGTGCATCATCTCCCTGAGGTCGGCCAGAATCTGGTTGATCATTTGGATATTACGATCATGCACGCGGCGAACTCACGTTTGCCCATTGGCGTTGCTCCCAGTTTCCTGTTTCGGGGCGTGAGCGCATTATTCTCATATATCTTTGCGCGACGTGGATTTCTTACCAGTAATGTTGCCGAGTCCGGAGGCTTTGTTAAATCCGAGCGCTCGTGCGAACGGCCAAATGTGCAATTCCACTTTTTGCCAACTTACCTGAAGGATCATGGACGAAAAGTGATGGCCGGGTATGGGTACACCTTGCATATTTGCGATCTAATGCCCAGAAGCCGCGGTTTTATAGGTCTCAAAAGCCCTGACCCATTGGCCGACCCGTTGATTCAACCCAATTATCTCAGTAACCCCGAAGACATCAAAACAATGATCTCGGCCGTTAAATTTGGACGACGGATACTCGGGGCACCAACAATGGCTTTACATAGTAAACGAGAAATTAAGCCCGGAAACTCGGTGTCTTCGGACGGTCAGATTGCGGACTTTATCCGGGAAAATGCAGAGACTATTTACCACCCCGTTGGCACTTGTCGTATGGGCGCGGATCCGGATTCAGTCGTTGATCCGGAATTAAAAGTCAGAGGGATTGAAGGGCTAAGAGTTGTCGATGCCTCGATAATGCCCAGTTTGGTTGCCGGTAACACCAACGCACCCACCATGATGATTGCCGAAAATGCAGCCGACATCCTCTTGGGAAATGTTTAG
- a CDS encoding alkane 1-monooxygenase: MSMSENVLTTESLQRDPDAEGYVDRKRHLWVLSVLWPATPLIGLYLVSQTGWSIWYGLVLILWYGAVPLIDAMFGEDFSNPPESAVPRLEQDRYYRVLTYLTVPIHYAALIVSAWWVSTQPMSVFEFLALALSLGIVNGLALNTGHELGHKKETFDRWMAKLVLAVVGYGHFFIEHNKGHHRDVATPMDPATSRMGESIYSFSLREIPGAFKRAWDLEEQRLSRCGKSVWSLENEVLQPMILTAVLYAGLLAFFGPLMLIFLPIQMAFGWWQLTSANYIEHYGLLREKMSDGRYERQQPHHSWNSNHIMSNLILFHLQRHSDHHAHPTRSYQSLRDFKDLPSLPSGYPGMFLAAMFPSWFRSIMDHRVLDWAKGDLDKIQIQPGKREFYERKFGGTDSESVDTAAAK; the protein is encoded by the coding sequence ATGTCAATGTCAGAAAATGTCTTAACAACAGAGTCTCTTCAGAGAGACCCTGATGCCGAAGGTTATGTGGACAGAAAACGCCACCTGTGGGTCCTTTCTGTGCTGTGGCCAGCGACGCCTCTTATTGGCCTTTATTTGGTATCCCAGACTGGATGGAGCATTTGGTACGGATTGGTGTTGATCCTTTGGTATGGCGCAGTTCCCTTGATTGATGCCATGTTTGGAGAGGATTTTTCAAACCCCCCTGAGTCGGCTGTGCCTCGGCTTGAACAGGATCGTTACTATCGGGTACTGACCTACTTGACGGTTCCTATTCACTATGCCGCCTTGATTGTCAGTGCCTGGTGGGTATCCACGCAACCAATGAGTGTTTTCGAGTTTCTGGCATTGGCCCTTTCCCTGGGAATCGTGAATGGCCTGGCTCTGAACACAGGCCACGAACTTGGCCATAAAAAAGAAACGTTTGACCGTTGGATGGCGAAGCTTGTCCTCGCCGTGGTCGGATATGGTCATTTCTTCATTGAGCACAATAAGGGGCATCACCGTGATGTGGCTACGCCGATGGACCCGGCGACATCCCGCATGGGTGAGTCCATTTACTCATTCTCACTGCGTGAAATTCCCGGTGCTTTCAAGCGGGCATGGGATTTAGAGGAACAGCGCCTCAGTCGTTGTGGAAAAAGTGTCTGGAGCCTGGAGAACGAAGTTCTTCAGCCTATGATTTTGACCGCTGTGCTTTATGCGGGATTGCTGGCGTTTTTTGGCCCGTTAATGCTGATCTTTTTGCCCATTCAAATGGCCTTTGGCTGGTGGCAGCTGACCAGCGCCAACTACATTGAGCATTACGGATTGCTGCGCGAGAAGATGTCGGATGGACGTTATGAGCGTCAACAACCGCACCACTCATGGAACTCAAACCATATTATGTCGAACCTGATTCTGTTTCATTTGCAACGACATTCCGACCATCACGCCCATCCTACAAGGTCCTATCAATCGCTTCGCGACTTCAAAGACCTGCCTTCCTTACCATCGGGATATCCCGGGATGTTCCTGGCCGCAATGTTTCCCTCATGGTTTCGTTCGATAATGGACCACCGGGTGCTGGATTGGGCTAAAGGAGATCTCGATAAGATTCAGATTCAACCCGGCAAGCGTGAATTCTATGAGCGTAAATTTGGTGGGACTGATTCTGAATCAGTCGATACCGCCGCGGCTAAATGA
- a CDS encoding aldehyde dehydrogenase family protein, translated as MQIASLAEVGVTNVSTSDTIDSTFAALQRAQLARRGSFTLEARIAQLDQLRDSIKRHESNIIAACAADFRKPAPEVKLTELLPVLQEIRHTKKHLRKWMRPKRVAASVGVLGTKSYVRPEPKGVCLIIAPWNYPLNLALGPLVSALAAGNGAIIKPSEMTPHTSKVIANIVAETFPPDLVSVIEGDAAVAQKLLALPFDHIFFTGSPAVGKVVMEAAATNLSSVTLELGGKSPTIVGPDANIKRAARNIVWGKFANNGQTCIAPDHVFVHVNIADQFNEALKTEIGRVYGKTPEAQKSTADYCRIVNRRHFQRVSNLIDDAKNKGARVFEGGVTDAEENFIAPTLISNVSSDMDISREELFGPILPVIEFDDIDLVIKKINDNPKPLALYIFDKNESFATDIIERTSSGAVGVNLTVVHFLHPGLPFGGVNNSGIGAAHGEYGFRAFSHEKALMEDKHSLMHLLFPPYTAWVRRLIEAAVRILG; from the coding sequence ATGCAGATTGCTAGTCTGGCGGAGGTTGGGGTGACCAATGTGTCAACCAGCGATACGATTGATTCAACGTTCGCGGCCCTACAGCGGGCACAACTTGCGCGTCGCGGAAGCTTTACCTTGGAGGCTCGAATAGCGCAGCTCGACCAGCTGCGGGATTCAATTAAACGCCACGAATCAAACATCATTGCGGCTTGCGCGGCGGACTTTCGAAAACCCGCTCCAGAAGTCAAATTAACTGAACTCCTGCCGGTGCTTCAGGAAATTCGACACACTAAAAAACACTTGCGTAAATGGATGCGTCCGAAGCGAGTGGCTGCATCCGTTGGTGTTCTGGGCACGAAATCTTATGTTCGGCCAGAACCAAAGGGAGTGTGCCTGATTATTGCACCGTGGAATTATCCGCTCAATCTTGCGCTCGGGCCTCTCGTCTCAGCGTTGGCTGCAGGGAACGGAGCCATCATTAAACCCTCGGAAATGACACCACATACCTCAAAGGTGATTGCCAACATTGTCGCCGAAACCTTCCCTCCCGATCTGGTTTCCGTGATTGAGGGTGATGCCGCGGTAGCGCAGAAACTGTTGGCCTTACCCTTCGACCACATATTCTTCACGGGCAGTCCTGCGGTAGGCAAGGTGGTCATGGAGGCTGCCGCCACGAACCTTTCCTCAGTGACGCTGGAATTGGGGGGTAAGTCCCCGACCATTGTTGGCCCAGATGCCAACATAAAGAGGGCTGCAAGAAACATTGTCTGGGGTAAGTTTGCCAATAATGGACAGACCTGTATCGCCCCAGATCATGTTTTTGTGCACGTTAATATCGCAGATCAATTCAATGAAGCACTTAAAACGGAAATTGGGCGAGTCTATGGAAAAACACCAGAAGCCCAGAAATCGACCGCCGACTATTGCCGGATTGTAAATCGACGTCATTTCCAGCGAGTTTCAAACCTGATAGATGATGCCAAAAACAAAGGTGCAAGAGTCTTTGAGGGCGGTGTTACAGATGCTGAAGAGAATTTTATTGCTCCGACGTTGATTTCAAATGTATCCAGCGACATGGATATTTCACGTGAGGAGTTATTCGGCCCGATCTTACCCGTTATTGAATTCGACGATATTGATCTGGTTATCAAGAAAATCAACGATAACCCTAAACCGCTTGCGCTTTACATATTCGACAAAAACGAGTCTTTTGCCACGGATATTATCGAGCGAACGAGCTCCGGCGCTGTAGGAGTCAACCTTACAGTTGTGCATTTTCTACATCCGGGTCTGCCGTTTGGTGGAGTTAATAATTCCGGGATAGGGGCGGCACACGGTGAATACGGTTTCCGCGCTTTTTCGCATGAAAAGGCGTTGATGGAGGATAAACATTCTCTTATGCATCTTCTTTTTCCACCCTATACAGCCTGGGTCCGGCGTCTTATAGAGGCTGCTGTTCGTATTCTGGGCTGA
- a CDS encoding IS110 family transposase — protein sequence MNVTTIGIDLAKTVFSIHGTDQHGKVVVRKRLNRPKLLPYIAQLPPCLIGMEACSGAHHWAREMTKLGHDVRIIAPRFVAPYRKSSKNDDNDAEAICEAVGRPNMRFVPIKTEDQQAVLCLHRIRRGLTKERTAQINQIRGLLAEFGLIIPQGRYAARRRVPEILEDAENDLPMLARRLINNINQRIRQLDEEILAYDREVEAMARSDEQAKRLMAIPGIGPQTATALLASAPDPRQFKSGRHFAAWLGLVPRQYSTGGKVRLGRITKRGDKYLRTLLIHGTRAVIAKLPDKNDRLSDWAKDLVERRGYKRAAVAMAAKNARIIWALLMNQTEFKTQPVEG from the coding sequence ATGAATGTTACAACCATTGGCATCGATCTGGCGAAAACTGTGTTCAGTATTCATGGCACCGATCAACACGGCAAGGTCGTGGTTCGCAAACGACTGAACCGGCCCAAGCTGTTGCCTTATATCGCTCAGCTCCCACCCTGCCTGATTGGCATGGAAGCCTGCTCGGGTGCCCACCATTGGGCTCGGGAAATGACCAAACTCGGCCACGATGTCCGAATCATTGCACCCCGGTTTGTCGCGCCCTATCGCAAGAGCAGCAAGAACGACGACAACGATGCCGAGGCCATCTGTGAGGCAGTAGGTCGGCCGAATATGCGGTTTGTTCCAATCAAGACCGAAGACCAGCAAGCCGTACTGTGCCTGCATCGTATTCGCCGTGGACTGACCAAAGAACGCACCGCGCAGATCAATCAGATTCGTGGGCTGCTGGCCGAGTTCGGACTGATCATTCCCCAGGGCCGTTACGCCGCACGGCGCCGGGTTCCCGAAATCCTGGAGGATGCCGAAAACGACTTACCCATGCTCGCTCGCCGCTTAATCAACAACATCAACCAACGCATTCGACAGCTCGATGAAGAAATCCTGGCTTACGATCGGGAGGTCGAAGCGATGGCCCGGAGCGATGAGCAGGCCAAGCGCCTTATGGCCATACCGGGTATCGGACCACAGACCGCAACAGCCCTGCTGGCCAGTGCGCCTGACCCCAGACAGTTCAAAAGTGGGCGACACTTTGCCGCATGGTTGGGTCTGGTGCCCCGACAATACTCGACCGGTGGCAAGGTGCGACTTGGCCGAATCACCAAGCGCGGGGACAAATACCTGCGAACGCTGCTGATCCATGGCACCCGGGCAGTGATTGCAAAATTACCGGATAAGAATGATCGACTCAGTGACTGGGCCAAAGACCTGGTGGAACGACGTGGATACAAGCGGGCCGCCGTTGCGATGGCGGCCAAGAACGCCCGGATTATATGGGCACTACTCATGAATCAAACCGAGTTTAAGACACAGCCTGTGGAGGGCTAA
- a CDS encoding long-chain fatty acid--CoA ligase, translating into MMNMELTVNSLIDHAARYHGDAEIVSIGTDGNPSRSDWATVSERSRQLASALRTAGYVQGDRCATICWNNVGHLECYLGISGGGMVCHTINPRLFPEQLVYVINNAQDKVIFFDKTFLTIVSNIRDRLETVEKFVLMSEPDEEIAAQFPGLLFYEEFLQRGTPNANWPEIAENQASSLCYTSGTTGNPKGVLYSHRSTVLHALVAAQPDALNLSARDVVMPVVPMFHVNAWGVPYITAMVGAKLVLPGPGLDGQSLVKLIDSESVTIALGVPTIWQGLLSALDELGSSAQSLKRTVIGGSACPPSMMSEFRGKYGVEVVHAWGMTETSPIGTVNALLSKHNTLSEEGRNKIRESQGRPPYGVQLKIVGEDGHQLPEDGIAQGNLRIRGHWVVADYFGVEPNQTLEEDGWFETGDVASINDDGFMTIRDRSKDIIKSGGEWISTVELEGIAMGHSAINEAAVVAASHDKWDERPILLAVKIPDANITEEELLAHYQGKVAKWQIPDRAIFVEGLPRNATGKVLKNKLRSEYGEVLVNKPAS; encoded by the coding sequence ATGATGAACATGGAGCTCACCGTGAATTCCTTGATCGACCATGCTGCTCGCTACCATGGAGACGCTGAGATTGTGTCGATAGGAACGGATGGAAATCCCAGTCGATCTGACTGGGCAACTGTTTCGGAGCGGTCGCGACAACTTGCGTCAGCGCTTCGAACGGCAGGCTATGTCCAGGGGGATCGGTGCGCGACCATTTGTTGGAATAACGTGGGGCACCTGGAATGTTACCTTGGCATCTCTGGTGGCGGGATGGTGTGTCACACCATTAACCCGCGACTGTTTCCAGAACAACTCGTTTACGTTATCAACAATGCTCAAGACAAAGTCATATTCTTTGACAAAACGTTCCTTACCATTGTTTCAAATATCCGAGACCGACTGGAGACGGTTGAGAAATTTGTATTGATGTCCGAACCGGACGAAGAAATTGCAGCGCAATTTCCAGGCTTGTTGTTTTATGAAGAGTTTCTCCAGCGAGGAACGCCTAACGCGAATTGGCCTGAAATCGCCGAAAACCAGGCCTCAAGCCTCTGCTATACATCGGGCACCACCGGAAATCCCAAAGGGGTGCTCTATTCACACCGCTCCACCGTTCTGCACGCGCTGGTAGCTGCTCAACCCGACGCACTGAATTTATCGGCACGGGACGTGGTGATGCCGGTTGTTCCTATGTTTCACGTAAATGCGTGGGGGGTACCCTACATTACGGCGATGGTTGGAGCCAAACTGGTGTTGCCTGGTCCTGGCCTGGATGGGCAAAGTTTGGTCAAGCTGATCGATTCAGAAAGCGTAACGATTGCGCTGGGTGTGCCTACGATTTGGCAGGGACTTCTCTCGGCTTTGGACGAGCTTGGCTCCTCGGCACAGTCGCTTAAACGGACGGTGATAGGGGGTAGCGCTTGTCCGCCCTCAATGATGTCGGAGTTTCGTGGTAAGTATGGCGTAGAAGTTGTCCATGCATGGGGAATGACAGAAACATCACCGATCGGGACCGTCAACGCACTGCTGTCGAAACACAATACTCTTTCGGAGGAAGGAAGAAACAAAATCCGTGAAAGCCAGGGACGGCCTCCCTACGGGGTGCAGCTCAAAATTGTAGGAGAAGACGGTCATCAACTGCCCGAAGATGGCATTGCTCAGGGAAATCTCCGCATCCGTGGTCATTGGGTGGTAGCCGATTACTTCGGTGTTGAACCAAATCAGACTCTTGAGGAAGACGGTTGGTTCGAGACAGGTGATGTTGCTTCGATCAATGATGATGGATTTATGACAATACGTGACCGCTCAAAAGATATTATTAAATCTGGTGGTGAATGGATATCTACAGTCGAATTGGAGGGAATCGCAATGGGCCATTCTGCCATCAATGAAGCTGCCGTAGTGGCGGCCTCCCATGATAAATGGGACGAACGACCGATCCTGTTGGCAGTAAAAATACCCGACGCAAATATTACTGAGGAGGAACTTCTTGCTCATTATCAAGGGAAAGTCGCCAAGTGGCAGATCCCGGATCGCGCGATCTTTGTGGAAGGATTGCCACGCAATGCCACTGGGAAAGTATTAAAAAACAAGCTGCGTTCTGAGTATGGGGAAGTATTAGTCAATAAACCGGCAAGCTAG
- a CDS encoding NAD(P)/FAD-dependent oxidoreductase, whose product MANQQKETTVIVGGGHAAGALLTTLLQKKYQHEVVLVGEEPHPPYQRPPLSKNYLAGEVDQESLYLKPRSVYENAGHQLRLGVRAEQIDRDNKTISLSDQSTLKYDRLVLATGSHVRRLNAPGADLKGIHYLHDIADSDALREQLVPGKRLVIVGGGYIGLEVAASATKKSVDVTVLEAAERLMQRVTGPEMSEFFYTKHSNAGVDLRLNTAVTGFEASDQGHVAGVTLASGGTVPADIVLVSVGVVPETALAEAAGLPCDDGIIVDEFTRTEDPAILAIGDCTRHRNLFFEKMQRLESVANAVDQARTVAATLMGEKKPYNSAPWFWSNQYDVRLQMVGLSQYHDQRVLRGSPEDKGFAVFYLRDGCVIAVDAVNLPIAFMVGKTLVQQRRQVNPEMLKDPDIELKSLVSGQSIN is encoded by the coding sequence ATGGCAAACCAACAGAAAGAGACGACAGTCATCGTTGGCGGCGGGCACGCAGCAGGTGCGCTCCTGACAACCTTGCTGCAAAAGAAATATCAACATGAGGTGGTCCTGGTGGGCGAAGAGCCACATCCACCCTATCAGCGGCCGCCCCTGTCCAAGAACTACCTGGCAGGCGAGGTGGATCAGGAGTCGCTGTACCTCAAGCCGCGCTCGGTGTACGAGAACGCCGGCCATCAGTTGCGGCTCGGTGTACGTGCCGAACAAATTGATCGGGACAACAAGACCATCAGTTTGTCGGACCAGAGCACATTGAAATACGATCGACTGGTCCTGGCCACGGGGTCCCACGTTCGACGCCTGAACGCACCCGGGGCTGACTTGAAGGGCATTCATTACCTACATGACATAGCTGACTCGGATGCCCTGCGTGAACAACTGGTTCCGGGGAAACGCTTGGTCATCGTGGGTGGTGGTTACATTGGCCTTGAAGTGGCAGCCAGCGCTACCAAAAAAAGCGTTGATGTCACGGTACTGGAAGCGGCCGAGCGTCTTATGCAGCGTGTAACAGGCCCGGAAATGTCGGAGTTTTTTTACACCAAACACAGTAACGCTGGCGTGGATCTACGCCTGAACACGGCGGTAACCGGTTTCGAAGCTAGCGATCAGGGGCATGTGGCTGGCGTGACATTGGCGAGCGGCGGCACTGTACCGGCCGACATCGTGCTCGTTTCAGTGGGTGTTGTGCCGGAAACCGCGCTGGCTGAGGCCGCCGGCCTGCCCTGTGATGACGGCATTATTGTTGACGAGTTTACCCGCACAGAAGATCCAGCCATCCTGGCGATCGGCGACTGTACCCGCCACCGGAATCTTTTCTTCGAGAAGATGCAGCGCCTTGAATCTGTCGCCAACGCGGTTGATCAGGCCCGGACAGTGGCGGCAACCCTGATGGGCGAGAAGAAACCCTATAATAGCGCTCCATGGTTCTGGTCGAACCAGTATGACGTGCGTCTGCAGATGGTGGGGTTGTCGCAATATCATGATCAGCGTGTGCTGCGCGGAAGCCCGGAAGACAAGGGATTTGCGGTGTTCTATCTCCGCGATGGCTGTGTCATTGCTGTTGATGCGGTCAACCTGCCCATCGCTTTTATGGTCGGCAAGACCCTCGTTCAACAACGCAGGCAGGTCAATCCTGAAATGTTGAAGGATCCGGATATTGAACTGAAGTCCTTGGTGAGCGGTCAGTCCATAAATTGA
- a CDS encoding rubredoxin, translated as MAKYQCPDCGYVYDEVVGDPHEGFPAGTTWEKIPEDWSCPDCAVRDKVDFVALQEANPELSVSATNTAVRPASQAKTEGASQKATGASTPSAKNKTKPKAKPKPNSSKSPKDSTQKDTYRKWVCITCGHIYDEALGDEAEGFPAGTRFEDIPDDWCCPDCGATKEDYVLYED; from the coding sequence ATGGCTAAATATCAATGCCCTGATTGTGGTTATGTATACGACGAAGTGGTTGGTGATCCGCACGAAGGCTTTCCTGCAGGAACGACATGGGAAAAAATTCCTGAAGACTGGTCCTGTCCAGACTGTGCCGTCAGGGATAAGGTTGACTTCGTTGCGCTTCAAGAAGCGAACCCGGAACTTTCGGTGTCCGCAACCAATACAGCGGTCCGCCCTGCCAGCCAAGCTAAGACCGAGGGAGCATCGCAGAAAGCAACGGGCGCATCTACTCCTTCAGCTAAAAATAAAACAAAGCCCAAAGCGAAACCCAAGCCTAACTCTTCAAAATCGCCGAAAGACTCGACTCAAAAAGATACCTATCGGAAGTGGGTCTGCATCACTTGCGGCCATATCTACGATGAAGCTCTCGGAGATGAAGCCGAAGGCTTCCCTGCCGGCACTCGTTTTGAAGATATTCCAGACGATTGGTGCTGTCCGGACTGTGGTGCCACAAAAGAGGACTATGTCCTCTATGAAGACTAG